The window AGGGCCAACGGGGTGGAGAGGCTCTGAGACAGGGGCTCTGGAGGCAGCACATCCTGATAGacctcttcctccagctcggCAAAGGTTGTGCTGAGCCCTTGTTCCTTTGCCAGCTCCCAGTAGGCCGCCTTCAGCAGACTGTGCTTCAACTGTGCTTGGCCTGACACAGTCCTTCTGCACACAGGTGGAATCAGAGCAAGCAGAGCCAGTTGAACACAGTTACGATAACTGTTAGGCCTGGTCCCGAAAAGGGACAAGTTCTAATCTCACGATATGGACTGCCGTTGACAGAAGTCAGTAATGAACAAATCTTCAAAATGTCaaaacttttcagttttaattctgTGGATGATGACTGAATGTACTAAAAATGAAGGGAGAACAACACACAGTGGTGTACCTGTGTCCAGCAGGTTCTTCAGCCTCTGCAGGTTCTGCAGGCTGCAAGAGCTCAGAGTCTCCATCTTCTGGTTCTGGGTTTGTTGTGCTGCTCTCCTCTACAGCTGGCCTCAGAGAGACGAGCTTCCGTGCCGTCTAGGAAAAGCCCACAACTTACAATGCATCTACCAGTGAAACActtcctgtcacacacacacacacacacacagacacacacacacacacacacacacaccatgggttatttagagtcaccaaccaacctgaacagcaagtctttggattgtgggaggaaacgcacacaaacacgggacatacaaactctatacagactgagtggggatcaaataCACctgctctcacaccacctaggtgccATGACACAGTAATGCTACTCGCCATGCCACTGTACCGCAGATACCGCAGTTTGGTGTCACTAATGTACAATAGAAACACTTCTTTGAGTTGTGATTTTGGAAGGAAACCACAGTATCCTGGGACACATTTAATTCTTACAATGTGCACCGCCACAGGTGAGACAGCGCAGCTCTGAGCCTCAGCGCCATCCTCTCCAGCAGAATACATGCAATTTTATTCAGTGAAAACACCTCAGTTTTGCCtcaaagcaaagaaataaaaacttagaAGATGCTCAGCTGTGTACCTTGAAAAGGAAGGGCTCAGAGCTGGGCAACAGGCTCTCTGAGAAATGCAGCATCTCTTTCCTGAACTCCTCATAGGTGACCTCCTCCAGGGCTGCATGGGAGGAGCACTTCTGCTGTGCCAGGCTCATCAACACTCGTCTCTGTGGGAAGCCAAAGGGCACAATGAATGTGGGTCAGAGCCGACAGCCATCTACAGCAAACTGGACCGGCACATTAAACACGgccaaaaaaaagtaaataaataaaataaatcaaacatttCTTGTCTTTTTGTGGATGGTCCTTCTCACATGTCTTTGCCGTCTGTAATTCATGGACTCACCTCACCAGACAAGGCCTTCggaaaatatttgtttagcATTTTCTTGGCTTTCTCAAACTCCCCGCTCTTAATGCAAGTTACCACCAGCTGCAATCAAAAAAGGATTTAGAAAGCTGAGAGATACCAGTGGCCAATCATATGTACCTTTCATCTTTACATTCAAATAAAGGGATGACATCTAACATTTCATTCATATCACATACTCAAATCAAGATGCGAATAACGATTTTTGTATAAACTCACTGTTTAATATGCGAATGTCAGGAAatgtcactgtcatttgtgGAGAGGTGTTTGATTTGAAGAGGTTCATATACCATAGCTACGCTACtcatatttataatatacagttggtccccgatttatgatggtttgacttaggatttttttagactttacaatggtgagctggtgacagacattcagtagaaatcgtacTTCCAATgtggaattttgatttttttcccctggcaAACGATATGCgatgcgatactctctcacgatgctgggcagcgatctgcacctcccagtctgtcactagagctgtgtattaggtgtattaaatgcattttcgacccACACTATTTTCGACCTATGACGGGTTTCACGGAAcgcaaccccatcgtaaatcggggaccacctgtatttgctaaaaagaaaaaaactacatgTGTATTTTGCTTATATAATGAGGGTGTGTGGGAACTTATTGTGCATTAGCCATCCAGTGTCAcaacattgttttcattataattAGCATGGCTGAAATATGTCTTGGTGTGAAACTGTGAAATCAAGAACCGCATGACCAGCTCCTACCGCAGTGCAACCAAAGAGCAAAACGTGAAACGTTAGGCTGATGTCTCAAGGCATTTGGTTTAACTTCATAAACATTCACATCACCCAAGTGTTCCATAATTTCGGCTCTCCGTCTCTACCTCTATGTGTCCATGACAAGCTAAACACCGCATCTCACCATTTCCCGAAGCGACGTATGCACCCTCTCCACGTCCTCCTGTGGAATCTGCGTTTCCTGGCTGAGGGACTCCAGCACAGTCAGAGCCGACTCCAGAGGTGTCGCGGAGCCCTGCGATTCAAAGGTGCAGTCTGTGGAGCAACAGAAGAGCATCACAAACTGTACATGAAAACAAGAACTGTTCATAACAGTGGCGTTTCAATCCCGAACAGTGTTCTTCCAATAACGTAGCACGCGGCTCAGGTCCTTCTGTAGCGGGACTCATCTGCAGGCCATAAAGCAAAATAAGATTTTCTCACCCAGTGTGTTTCCTTCATTAATACGGGAAAGGAACTGCATCACGCGCAACTTCCTGCTGAGCTGATCTGTCATTTCCAGGGGACGAGCCATGAGACCTGGGGCAGAGCAGAAGCATCACCATTAACACGTACActaacgtgggttcgatccctgctcagcctctgtggagtttgcatgttctccccgcgtctatgtgggtttcctccaagtgctctggtttcctcccacactccaaagacatgctgttcaagttcatccacagtgtgtgttccactgatgtatggatgagtgacccagtgtaagtagtgtgtcgaacagtctaagtcaccttggtcaataaggtgtgtgggctcataacactacacagagttcactggaagtcgctttggagaaaagcatctgctaagtgaataaacgtaaatgtaaacagtagtCTGCAGTCGAACAAGAAATCGGAAGAGAGCGGCCTGTTAATCTGTGCTGCCAAGGTAATCCGTCCCTCTCAGATGAAGCCACAAAAAAGTGAGTTTCagagaatgtaaataaaatgtttgagagAAGTCAAAACCCATCGATGAATTATTAGTAACCACCTGCCAGGTCACTGTGGTCTGGAACGTATACTGGAAATTCAGGGTGTAATAGCACTCAGTGTAGACCCCGGACGCcagacagcagtccatcagggtaatctctctctcacacacacacagctcttctTGACAAGTGCTGCTGGTTCCAGAGTcgtctctcactctctctctagTATATGGAAGACTGAGTACAGTGGCCTCTGCTGAACGAAGCCCTAGGAGCGATGAGGTGTGTGTACCGCGGTCACACCTCCCAGGCGAAACTCCACAGCACAAATTCGTAAACTTCTTGGCTGCTAACTTGTTAGCTAACGACACTTACTTTGCAGTATGTCCCTAATTTGACAAAAATCCGTGTACTGTCCATCCCTGAAAGATTCCAGCGCGCAATAAACATAATAGTCCACGTTCCAGCGGTTCACTATACACTCCAGATGTGAATTACAGCTCTTCTCGTTTCTGTTCGCATCAAAATCCCTCTCATTTACCGCCATGATTACTAACGCAGCGCgcggggaagaaaaaaaaaaaaaacttccgcTTTGAACGACGCTGGCGGCCATTTTGGGAAGGTCAACAATGTCATGTCCTCCAGCGCCGCACTGAAGGGTTCTGCTCTATAGACGTAGAAGAACTGCGCATGCGCTTCACCAACAGGCAGCGTAGTGCAGTCTGTTGTTCTGCAACGCGTGTTTATGAAACGCTGTTATGCCTGCGCCGCACTGTAACAGGTGAACGCGACACGCGCTCATAAGCGCTTCGTGCTGCAGCCGAATCCGTTTGATCACGTGCTTTGCTCTGCCGACGTGCGTTGACTGCGCGGTTCTGCCTgatgatgtgattttttttttttcttttactgaataCAGCGTCTCAACTTCAGACTCAAGTATGGGTAACAAGCATGCGATAAACTTCCTTGTGCTGAACGGAAAAGGAAAGTTCAGGAAAAGCTTGGAAGAAGCGTCTTGAAGGAAACAAGACAACGTCACATgagagcaacagaaaaaaaattcagttttaagaATGAGCCACAGCCATCCAGCTGTCACCACATTTCGTGCAAAGTCTGACTTCTCAGGATTATCagaatgatgatgatcatcatctcCTCACTCTCACCTTATCCATGGCTCCGTAGGCTCCACACTGCACTACCCCCGCTTCCACCAAgcactttgtcttttttcaggtTAAGGTTCTATACTTACCATAGGATTACTTGGAAATGTACAATGTCTTCCTTAATGGTTTATTAGGTGTCTCATTGTTTTAGTGTCCAGCTTATGAAATTGTGATAGCATGAGACGGAACACTCAGAATCTATGTTTCCCTTAAATACTGTTATTTCTGTTACACGATGTCAGGTATGGAGTGGGATGTCTGAAGAATGGCTTTTAGCCAAAAGTGAAGAGGCCTGGCATGTTCTTGAGTAGAACACGGCAGCGTTACACCTTCCTATTACTCACGTTGCCATTAAAAGTAGAAGagacacaaactgaaaacacaaattaagAAAGGTGCAAGTAGTTATGTTTTTATGTGACACAGTGGATTGGTAAAAATGTTGAGATTGGGAATATAAAACCAACcactgtcaacaaccgcttgtcccgagtggggtcgtggcgagccgaagcctatcCCGAAAAcccagggtacaaggctgaagggggaggagaaacaccctggatgggacgccaatccattgcaaggcagcccaagaaGAACGACAACCCTGGACCTGCCCTACAGTGGGGCAATAATAAAGTGCACAAAAAAGGTGTTGGtggttcttttcttttttcctagtTCTTACCTGAATCAGTGTTTTAGGGAAACACCAACTCTTTACGTCTTGCAAGTAGCGATGTTACTACCTTTCCTCAAAGTGTTATTTTCCACCCATTGTTCAGAACCGCTCACGCAGGTAAGTTTTCGGTGACATGGAACTGGGCCGGTTGGGTCGAGGCCCCgaggtgctgctgtctttgagtCACGGGGGGAGGATAGGAGGATAGGAAGGCTACACCAGCACCGCAGAGACGGGGCTCGGGCAGTCGAACCATCGCGAGGTTCCTTTCATCCTTCCCATCGAACACAGAGACGTGAAACAACGAAAATACtgcaaagaccaaaaaaaaaaaaaaacatttcaaaaaagctgatttttatttttcagagtaTTCCACATTCAGGTGTCAAAGGAGGGCGAGTGCCCTGAGGAAAGATACTGCTGACTGATTGATGGGGGTTACCCTGGAGCAGTACGATAAAGGACAGGCACATTGAATGCTATACTAGAGCTGTACTAAGCCTTAACGGAAAGAAGTATACGATGACTCTTGTTCCCATACCGATCGTAGCATTTACAGACCATTTATTATatacattctttaaaaaaaatcttcagctaAACCACATTTTAGGTAACACTTAAAGAACCCAGATTCCAGCTCTGATGAAAGAGCTTGATATGGCATATATTTGACATTCTGTCGCTATGCGGGATTGGCCATCATAACCGCTGTACGAATCCTGCCGTTTCCCCCATCCGCGAAGCACGTGGTTTGGCTCAGATGTGCGTCCTCCTTCCGCGGACAGGAGGCCACGCAGAACTGCATCTGAAGAGCCGCCTTCCAAAGGACCGGCATCTGTTCCCAGTAACGCACTTTTCAATGACACGGCAAGCACAGCAACGAGTAGCTTACACTGTTCTGGTCAGAAAACTTAGTTACTGCTTATATCATGATTGTTAAAACAGACGTTTCCCTGCGTGTTTAGATGTCACTGATAATACATTCCAGATCATGGCATACATTCTCATTCCAACAATTCAGTTAAACTACCTCCAAGGAATCTATATTGCGTAATATCTATAAAGTTTTTCATTACTCGAGTGATAGAAGCCATAAAAACCCAGAAGACATGGGAATTTGTTCAGAGGCAAagatacaaaataaaaacagctgcttCGCACCCAAACTGGTGCAAGAAGCAGTTAAATGACCGAAAGACAGGTTTGGCCTTGGTAAGTAAATAGTTCCCTAAAATTCATATACATACGGCAGGGACGCATTAGTACTTTTACATTTGGCTCTTTCGCCAAAACCAGAAGCAGGACTGATGCCACCGATTGCTCCACACTTCAGCGGCTTCAGCTAGCAGAGCTCCGAGCCACGACTCCACTTGTGCACCATCCTGTCATCTGCCGAGCGCCAACTGCCAACGAACCTATTTATTCGCCCATCCCGTATATTTCAGGATGCCTCGTAGCGACCTCGCTCGACCCAACCGCGGATGCGGATTGTGGGACAGAAACAGCTCCTGACGCAACGCGGTGTCCGCGGTGCGCGTTAAGGCCGCGTGACAGGTGCTGCTCCGTCTGCGATCTTGGACGGTGAGGTTACAAAGACCAGGCGTGAGACCGGGGAAGCTATGCAGACGTGCAGCATCTCTTCGGGGAAACTCCTGCATGGAGCCGCGCCTCTCGGCGCTACGTCTGTGACCCGAGGCTTTTGGCCTTGTTTCCAAAACTCTTCTGCAGCATTTCTCTACTTAAAGGCTCCCGGAAGAAGATTTTCAGAAGCACCTCCCGAAGGCTGCCAAATGCAGCGCTGTGCGCTCAAGTGGTCCCGTTAACAGCGGCGGGGAAGCCCAGTTTTGCCGGCAGCAGCCAAGCAGCCTTACCACCTAACGGCGAGGTGCTGTTAGCTGCCAACTGCTATTCACGCTCTTCTTCGCCTAAACACGAAACGCAAGACAGAGCTTTAACACACCAGCGGAAGGCTTTTCTCTGAATTATGTGAGGATCTAAACGCTACTCTCCTGCATTAActtgaagaaaaaggaaatacgGTGTAACAAAAACAGGACGGCGTTAACAAAGAGAGCGCGTCGTCCACCGCAGCGACTGTCCCAGGACATAAGTATAGTGGTTAATCTCCTAAAAGGTGGGCCGAGCAGCAGTCGCACGCTGCCGTGTAACCTTTGGGACAGCGGTGACAGCATTTCAGCCTCAGCGCTTAACTCAGCAGATACTCGCTTTTGCTCCAGATCGCAGTGTAATTTCACATCCCGCGAGAAAGCCGCTGCAGCGTCGTAGTACTGCGTTGATTACAATCCATTTGTGCCGAAAGTGGTTTAAATGCCCAACTGCGCAGCCAACGAGGCTGCGACAGAAGTGCGCGGAACCCGATCATCACCAGGATGAGGGCCGGCCGACGTAATACAAGGTAAAAGTCAAATGAGCCAGCCTCCCGTGAGCCACATTTCATCCCTCTCCCCTGCAAGAATACTGCATCTGTCCCCTTTACATCACATTAATGCCATAAAGGTCCACAGTCTGAGGTTCATACAGGTGTCGGTGCGTTTTCAGCACTGCACTGTAGCTCTtccaaaaactgaacaaagcGTCCGTGCATATGTTCACGCGCACATCCGCAGGTGTATGACGTAGAGGGCGTCTGGTACAAGATCCAGCTGCCCGCGTCAAGCAGTCCTAGGTGCAAGTCCCCCTGGCAGCGCCCCCTGCGGTGCGCCCACACAAGGGGAGCCAAGGTGTCTTGGCGAGACGGTAGGGGAGCGGGTGGAGGGGAGCGAGGCTGGTGAGCCGCAGTCGAGCGGAGGACGGGCCGCCGCTCACACGGAGAACTCGGGCCCGCCTCGGCGCGAGCGTAAAGCCGGCAAGCGCCGCAGGTCCAGTCCTGCGAAGGGGTTGATCCACAGCAGGGAGGGCTGCCCCCCAAACACGTTCTTCATGCCCTCCCAGCGCATGCGCCGCTCCCACCTGGGCTTCTCGTTCTTGAGCCGCTCAATCTCCTGCAGAGAGGAAACACAGAGGGGTCAGCCTGCGTTCCTCCAATTCCTGTTCCAGTTCCTCCAAAACTGCCAAAGTAGCTGGGTGATGACTACACCTCCAGTAATGGGGAGAAGTGATTTCACCAAGCCTAATCCTGAGAGGAAATGGCACTTACGATCAGCCCTGCGAGAAATCACTTACAGTGGAGAAACAcagatgaaaacacaaaatacagattttaaaCCAACTTGCAAACCTTCTGTCATCTTGCTTATATGTGGGATTATCACCATTATCGTGCGACATCGTGCCTGGGTGCCAAGGGAGCCAAAGCAGAGGTGTTGGCGGCAGTATGGCAGAGGGCCAAAGGGCAGGGCTCCTGCTGGCCTCCCAGGGCCTCGCAGGAAATGCCCGTTGTTGGGTGTGCCACATGTAGTG of the Scleropages formosus chromosome 7, fSclFor1.1, whole genome shotgun sequence genome contains:
- the terfa gene encoding telomeric repeat binding factor a, with translation MAVNERDFDANRNEKSCNSHLECIVNRWNVDYYVYCALESFRDGQYTDFCQIRDILQSLMARPLEMTDQLSRKLRVMQFLSRINEGNTLDCTFESQGSATPLESALTVLESLSQETQIPQEDVERVHTSLREMLVVTCIKSGEFEKAKKMLNKYFPKALSGERRVLMSLAQQKCSSHAALEEVTYEEFRKEMLHFSESLLPSSEPFLFKTARKLVSLRPAVEESSTTNPEPEDGDSELLQPAEPAEAEEPAGHRRTVSGQAQLKHSLLKAAYWELAKEQGLSTTFAELEEEVYQDVLPPEPLSQSLSTPLALSQAGSGSPREAAQAEMGQERLHTIARLVMEEDSQQDEPESSASQEEPVTRSAPQNCSLGEGPQLHSGRNSPLTGDEQPSESCEEAMSPQALCSLPLRRHRSRHAHHTLYRRFPDSDEDTSDSNTPEGLDQANNPKNSPSPRKWPRMFKVVQEVKDDWSDEESLFNYPAKTDSRQHGSSDSSTGQSLKKKWTVEESEWLKQGVAKFGEGNWTRIKNSYPFVGRTPVNLKDRWRTMKKLKMV